The proteins below are encoded in one region of Saccopteryx leptura isolate mSacLep1 chromosome 1, mSacLep1_pri_phased_curated, whole genome shotgun sequence:
- the LOC136389159 gene encoding butyrophilin subfamily 1 member A1-like translates to MERLCSLAVRRRLSSLLLLLQLFAGASTEEFLVFGPGEPIVAVLGGNISLPCCVEPGMSAENMELRWFRSKFSEAVYVYQNGWEQTEELMAQYAGRTSLDREFLTQGRAAVVIHKVQASDDGLYSCFFRKGRLYDEATLVLKVAGVGSAPRVHITGPEEDGVLVACSASGWFPKPQVQWRDLRGEKFLAFSEAHARDAAGLYSVEAALVVRERSAGNVTCSLLNPILGQEKAMAIFIPEPFFSQVSPWTARMWLFLGSVAALGLLLLGAGYYTWRQHSMWAKARGEQATLRGAKEDRQTKEEALKAREWRKAVYLAAGGKAQLYADWRHEKFPSWLVTLDPESAHPGLVISQEKMSVTLKDSHEDSVSTCSVLGLEGITSGRWHWEVAVTDGDNSEWALGVCRGDVNRKGWYRESSDRGFWVVGRFERCYCACTVPETVFEKRFSHRVGVFLDYDAGDVSFYNMTDGSHIFSFPPASFSGTLFPYFRLRSGGVSLAICPKVGGPEGPPVPLSLPGAGISSASGVDEVECPLLSCSVEPTLPSLP, encoded by the exons ATGGAGCGTCTCTGCAGCCTGGCTGTGCGCCGCCGTCtcagctccctgctcctcctcctccagctgttCGCTGGCGCGTCCACAG AGGAGTTCTTGGTGTTTGGACCCGGAGAACCCATTGTGGCAGTGCTGGGCGGGAACATCTCACTGCCCTGTTGCGTGGAACCGGGCATGAGTGCGGAGAACATGGAGCTGAGGTGGTTCCGCTCCAAGTTCTCCGAAGCCGTGTACGTCTATCAGAACGGCTGGGAGCAGACGGAGGAGCTGATGGCGCAGTACGCGGGGCGGACCTCGCTGGACAGGGAGTTCCTCACCCAGGGGCGGGCGGCCGTGGTCATCCACAAGGTCCAGGCCTCCGACGACGGGCTGTATTCCTGCTTCTTCAGAAAGGGACGCTTGTACGATGAGGCCACTTTGGTGCTTAAGGTGGCAG GTGTGGGCTCTGCGCCCCGAGTGCACATCACGGGGCCGGAGGAGGATGGCGTCCTCGTGGCGTGCAGCGCCTCAGGGTGGTTCCCGAAGCCGCAGGTGCAGTGGAGAGACCTCCGTGGGGAGAAGTTCCTGGCCTTCTCTGAGGCCCACGCCCGGGACGCTGCAGGGCTGTACAGCGTGGAGGCCGCCCTGGTGGTGAGAGAGCGCTCCGCGGGCAACGTGACCTGCTCCCTGCTGAACCCCATCCTGGGCCAGGAGAAGGCGATGGCCATCTTCATCCCGG AGCCCTTCTTCTCCCAGGTGTCTCCCTGGACAGCAAGAATGTGGCTTTTCCTGGGGAGCGTGGCCGCGCTGGGGCTCCTGCTCCTCGGGGCTGGCTATTACACCTGGAGACAGCACTCCATGTGGGCGAAGGCGCGCGGAGAACAGGCGACGTTGCGCGGGGCTAAGGAGGACAGGCAGACTAAGGAGGAGGCGCTGAAGGCCAGAG AGTGGAGGAAGGCAGTTTACCTGGCTG CTGGAGGGAAGGCCCAGCTGTATGCAG ATTGGCGGCACGAGAAGTTCCCGTCCT GGCTCGTCACCCTCGATCCAGAGTCTGCTCATCCCGGCCTGGTCATCTCTCAGGAAAAGATGAGTGTGACCTTGAAGGACTCCCATGAAGACTCAGTTTCTACCTGCAGCGTGCTGGGCCTTGAGGGCATCACGTCAGGGCGCTGGCACTGGGAGGTGGCGGTCACCGACGGGGACAACAGCGAGTGGGCCCTGGGGGTCTGCAGGGGGGATGTGAATAGGAAAGGCTGGTACAGAGAGTCCTCAGACAGGGGGTTCTGGGTCGTGGGGCGGTTTGAACGTTGCTATTGTGCCTGCACTGTCCCTGAGACTGTTTTTGAGAAGAGGTTTTCTCACAGGGTGGGGGTTTTCTTGGACTACGACGCAGGGGACGTCTCCTTCTACAACATGACTGATGGCTCCCacatcttctctttccctccagcctcCTTCTCGGGGACCCTCTTTCCATACTTCAGGTTGAGATCAGGGGGTGTGTCCCTGGCCATCTGCCCCAAGGTGGGTGGGCCCGAGGGGCCTCCTGTGCCCCTGAGCCTCCCAGGGGCGGGGATCAGCTCAGCCTCTGGTGTCGATGAGGTTGAGTGTCCTCTCCTGTCCTGCAGTGTGGAGCCCACGCTCCCGTCACTGCCCTGA